A single window of Methylobacterium nodulans ORS 2060 DNA harbors:
- a CDS encoding sel1 repeat family protein encodes MRGELHASPGQSNRLVSSFTVVCLSACLLADPVAAQDPSDPSGSPVSATKSDSVAGGSLSMATIRVPQGERIVLPITNASTQNRNFRSIYMVGLPPGAMVSDNIHDATITSESRTLDVSNWNLEGISLLLPDDIASRFPDPIVTSIVAILPRSEKAGSIRTETLSTTVIIPEIKATKSPETVSTQPSAQPDNPPPPALTPQPASQPTPKDDKPETPWLNPKSAEGKPKPDNTGEPTSAQLKQAPSTAEKTRDTAQDQATASSQAPDTAAQAGPTTARDAGESALAKSLTQRAQQALRLGNVSGARLLLQRAASSGDAEATFMLAQTYDESFLRHLGVRGLKADPEQARTYYDAAARAGYAGIQRQAKSGR; translated from the coding sequence ATGCGAGGGGAACTGCACGCTTCACCGGGCCAGAGCAACAGGCTCGTGTCATCTTTCACGGTGGTTTGCTTGTCTGCCTGTCTTCTTGCAGATCCGGTCGCCGCCCAAGATCCGTCCGACCCCTCTGGAAGCCCGGTCTCGGCGACGAAATCGGACAGCGTTGCAGGCGGCAGCCTCTCCATGGCAACGATCAGAGTCCCGCAGGGGGAGCGAATCGTTCTGCCGATCACCAACGCATCCACGCAGAATCGCAATTTCAGATCGATCTATATGGTCGGTCTACCACCCGGCGCCATGGTATCCGACAACATCCATGATGCAACGATTACCAGCGAAAGCCGAACGCTGGACGTCAGCAACTGGAATCTTGAAGGGATTTCATTGCTTTTGCCGGACGATATAGCGTCACGCTTTCCGGATCCTATCGTGACGAGCATTGTCGCCATTCTGCCGCGATCGGAAAAAGCCGGTTCCATAAGAACCGAAACGCTGTCGACGACAGTTATCATTCCCGAGATCAAGGCGACGAAATCACCCGAAACGGTGAGCACGCAGCCGAGCGCTCAACCAGACAATCCACCACCTCCGGCACTCACCCCGCAACCCGCGTCGCAACCCACGCCGAAAGACGACAAGCCCGAGACTCCCTGGCTCAATCCCAAATCCGCCGAAGGAAAACCGAAACCGGACAACACCGGCGAGCCAACCTCGGCACAACTAAAACAAGCCCCGAGCACAGCAGAGAAAACACGGGACACCGCGCAGGATCAGGCAACCGCATCCAGTCAGGCCCCCGATACGGCGGCACAAGCCGGGCCGACAACGGCTCGGGATGCAGGCGAGAGCGCCCTGGCCAAGTCGCTCACTCAGAGAGCGCAGCAAGCACTCCGACTTGGCAATGTGAGCGGAGCCAGATTGCTGCTGCAGAGAGCGGCGTCGAGTGGCGATGCCGAAGCCACGTTCATGCTGGCGCAGACATATGACGAGAGCTTCCTGCGGCATTTGGGAGTCCGCGGTCTGAAAGCCGATCCGGAACAGGCCCGCACCTATTACGACGCTGCAGCCCGCGCCGGCTATGCCGGCATTCAACGCCAAGCGAAATCGGGCAGATAA